A window from Dermacentor albipictus isolate Rhodes 1998 colony chromosome 10, USDA_Dalb.pri_finalv2, whole genome shotgun sequence encodes these proteins:
- the LOC135920287 gene encoding uncharacterized protein isoform X2, which produces MMEVTVDGRSISQEEMDTSKGWKEVRHRRSDRRTSQHRESTLSPTRLGKRNNNPWKGRLEQIRKASRMPHLPRGDYKIVIRPRGGLKLSEHGIVPLTAAVQDAAGIPRDEREEDIVCPNNYQNILIVSTSDQERANKYQEVARIKIQDKFYESNAYETAPDMTAKGVIRGIPLDEGPRDITAAVVTSKNPTAIAAKRLSNTTTVIVLFEGHKVPTYVRYRAALLPCSLYRKQVDICHQCNRLGHRGDVCPNPDNKICAGCGTPNPEKDHNCQPKCQLCGEDHPTADKTCKAKFKKPFIVKQRQWHRLQRERQEEHEDAISREDRADTRGTPGLLNARERRSRSRTRSPSTTRSLSRSGSRTPGTRSSSRVAWTC; this is translated from the coding sequence atgatggaagtcaccgtagacgggcgcagcatatcccaggaagaaatggatacaagcaagggatggaaggaggtcagacacagaagatcagaccggcgaacctcccaacaccgcgagagcaccttgtcgccgACGCGGCTCGGCAAGCGCAACAACAACCCATGGAAAGGCAGGCTAGAGCaaatacgcaaggcaagcagaatgccacatttgccaagaggggattacaagattgtgatcagaccgcgtggaggactcaaattatccgagcacggtatagttcccctcacagctgcggtacaagatgcggcaggtattcctcgagacgaaagggaggaggacattgtctgccccaacaactatcaaaatatcctcatcgtcagtacctcggatcaagagcgtgcaaacaaatatcaggaagtagcacgcatcaagattcaagacaagttttacgagagcaatgcttacgagacagcgcctgacatgacggccaaaggagtcatcagaggaatcccactcgacgagggcccaagagacatcacagcagcggtggttacgagtaaaaacccaacggcgatagcagcaaagagactcagtaacactaccacagtgattgtgctctttgaaggacacaaagtgcccacgtacgtccgatacagggcagcgctactcccttgctccctgtacaggaaacaagtggataTCTGTCACCAATGTAACAGACTTGGACACAGAGGAGATGTATGTCCCAACCCtgacaacaagatttgtgcgggATGTGGAACACCAAACCCAGAAAAAGACCACAATTGCCAACCTAAATGTcagttatgcggcgaggaccatccgaccgcagacaagacgtgcaaagccaaattcaaaaagcccttcatcgttaaacagagacaatggcacagactgcaacgagaaCGACAAGAAGAACATGAGGACGCTATCTCAAGAGAAGACAGAGCGGACACTCGCGGAACGCCTGGCCTCCTAAACGCCAGGGAACGACGCTCCAGGTCGAGAACAAGGTCTCCATCCACCACCAGGTCCTTATCCCGGTCCGGCTCCAGGACACCGGGGACACGATCCAGTTCCAG
- the LOC135920287 gene encoding uncharacterized protein isoform X1, whose translation MMEVTVDGRSISQEEMDTSKGWKEVRHRRSDRRTSQHRESTLSPTRLGKRNNNPWKGRLEQIRKASRMPHLPRGDYKIVIRPRGGLKLSEHGIVPLTAAVQDAAGIPRDEREEDIVCPNNYQNILIVSTSDQERANKYQEVARIKIQDKFYESNAYETAPDMTAKGVIRGIPLDEGPRDITAAVVTSKNPTAIAAKRLSNTTTVIVLFEGHKVPTYVRYRAALLPCSLYRKQVDICHQCNRLGHRGDVCPNPDNKICAGCGTPNPEKDHNCQPKCQLCGEDHPTADKTCKAKFKKPFIVKQRQWHRLQRERQEEHEDAISREDRADTRGTPGLLNARERRSRSRTRSPSTTRSLSRSGSRTPGTRSSSRLRGRHHIYKHDARRCKESSRESTEQEEFSDAASRT comes from the coding sequence atgatggaagtcaccgtagacgggcgcagcatatcccaggaagaaatggatacaagcaagggatggaaggaggtcagacacagaagatcagaccggcgaacctcccaacaccgcgagagcaccttgtcgccgACGCGGCTCGGCAAGCGCAACAACAACCCATGGAAAGGCAGGCTAGAGCaaatacgcaaggcaagcagaatgccacatttgccaagaggggattacaagattgtgatcagaccgcgtggaggactcaaattatccgagcacggtatagttcccctcacagctgcggtacaagatgcggcaggtattcctcgagacgaaagggaggaggacattgtctgccccaacaactatcaaaatatcctcatcgtcagtacctcggatcaagagcgtgcaaacaaatatcaggaagtagcacgcatcaagattcaagacaagttttacgagagcaatgcttacgagacagcgcctgacatgacggccaaaggagtcatcagaggaatcccactcgacgagggcccaagagacatcacagcagcggtggttacgagtaaaaacccaacggcgatagcagcaaagagactcagtaacactaccacagtgattgtgctctttgaaggacacaaagtgcccacgtacgtccgatacagggcagcgctactcccttgctccctgtacaggaaacaagtggataTCTGTCACCAATGTAACAGACTTGGACACAGAGGAGATGTATGTCCCAACCCtgacaacaagatttgtgcgggATGTGGAACACCAAACCCAGAAAAAGACCACAATTGCCAACCTAAATGTcagttatgcggcgaggaccatccgaccgcagacaagacgtgcaaagccaaattcaaaaagcccttcatcgttaaacagagacaatggcacagactgcaacgagaaCGACAAGAAGAACATGAGGACGCTATCTCAAGAGAAGACAGAGCGGACACTCGCGGAACGCCTGGCCTCCTAAACGCCAGGGAACGACGCTCCAGGTCGAGAACAAGGTCTCCATCCACCACCAGGTCCTTATCCCGGTCCGGCTCCAGGACACCGGGGACACGATCCAGTTCCAG